gagaaaactgtaaaatggtagtgaatacaaaaaaaatggaactttaaggtggtaatttaaaataaattttttcataaggtagtaaatacaaaaatggtgtatttttaaggtagtaaataccaaaaaatcataaattaaacaATCGTAGAAATAAATTTAATGTGTTTAACCATATTTATAAACAAATGGCAGCATGTGGGGTGAGTGGAGCTTTGTACGGCATTATTGGATTTATATCGGGCTTCCATTCAATTTATGCATTCGCCTATAGAACCAAGCTCAAACGACAATTTGGGATTACAGCAAGTCCAATTGAAGATTTGTGTACGCATATTTGGTGCCACCCTTGTGCCTTATGTCAAGAGCATCGTGAGCTTGAACACCGTGGTTACGACGTTCCACTTGGTACGTTTCCGATTTCTAATACTGCCTCTGTTCTTTTTtgaatgacacaattatttaggcacatttgccaatgcatgatttcaaacgttaatatctccaattatggataagaaaaaattataaaaaattgatatttaaaaaatatttattgagatgaatctaataagaccatacacgactatgttttttcttaagtataaatcacaaaatgaagtcaaatgagcttgtgtgaatagtgtcataaatctaattgtgtcatgtaaataagaacggaggaagtacatacCAAGTGTTCTCATTAATGATTACTACCTCCGTtacaaaaagatctttacacttactatatgtacggactccggtgcaatgtttgaccgttaatatatccaattctgtatggtaaaaaattataaaaatttgatatttatgatagagtataaaactaatattggggcttcaaccatcagcttaagcttttggttgagttgatcCCTTGACATGCAAAGGTCACGGGTTCGAATCTCATCCACCCCTCCTTTCAAAGTGGATTATTTCACGCTAGGTATGAGGAGGCCTATGCtgcatccacacttcaagcccaaagggctttcatgtgagggggcgtgatagagtataaaactaatcttggggcttcaaccatcagcttaagcttttggttgagttggtccctTGACAATTTATATAATaatacattttcacacaaaTCTAACACGATATGTAATGATAATTTTTGATAAacataatagtgagaatttagggttaaagttttgatttttgacacatttttcaaagcgtaaagaaatttatgaaacggaggtagtatgttcCTAATACTATATGTTACGGAGTattgtttaattaaaaaattcccGTTTGAAGAGGAAAACTTTAACCATGACATTGATATTCGTCGATAAATATATGTATGACAGACAATGTAGTCAAGTTCAATATTATGTGATttacaaattattaattttggtAACACGTTTAAAAAGATATTCATACTCGAATATTAACATTAAAACTATgtaaaaagtaaaagaaaagatAATTTTTAGGGACGGAATGAGTCTTTTTAGAAAATTTGTCATACTAGGATTTTTGTAAGTTAActtaaaattattatattaattcatacttgtattattaatttataacttttttttttgctaccaTGATTAATAGGGTGGTACGGTAACTTGGAGAAGCAGAACGGGGGAATGAGAATGGTTAATCCTCCTATGGTGCATGATGGGATGACTCGTTAGTCAAAGGTGATGATGCATCTGCTATTGTGATCCAATCCAGCTTTAAGTACATTGTGGTTTTAGCtgattttaatttatgtacCAAATTATATTTCCAGTAAGTTCCTATGTTTATTATGCTGTAAGGGTTTAAGTTTTTGAACCCTAATTTCTACGTAATGTAattatgtacttgtattttgattataaatttatgataTATGGATATTTTGTGACAGTCGTGAGCTAAAATAAGACTTTCAATATAATTAAACTTTTAGTTTTTGGGAAGACTTTCCCTCCAACtatatcacaattcacaaacgGCATCCCAATCGAACAACATATATTTAAGAGGGCCGAAATGTAAATCTGAGATTCTTTTACAATTAGTGAGTTTGAGCATATCAACTATTAAATGAAAAATCAGTGGTTGATATATTACCTTTCCAAAATTccccctatt
This sequence is a window from Spinacia oleracea cultivar Varoflay chromosome 1, BTI_SOV_V1, whole genome shotgun sequence. Protein-coding genes within it:
- the LOC110786823 gene encoding protein PLANT CADMIUM RESISTANCE 7; the encoded protein is MEKPIPIRLPTIEPAYAPLIGSPASQGQWSTGLLDCTSDVPQSCLTCWCPCITFGQNVEIIDKGLSSCGVSGALYGIIGFISGFHSIYAFAYRTKLKRQFGITASPIEDLCTHIWCHPCALCQEHRELEHRGYDVPLGWYGNLEKQNGGMRMVNPPMVHDGMTR